A window of the Xiashengella succiniciproducens genome harbors these coding sequences:
- a CDS encoding purine-nucleoside phosphorylase yields MLKAIIETADFLRSLQTLNPEIGIILGTGLGGLVKEIEIDTSISYSRIPNFPVSTVEGHQGRLIFGRIKGKPVIAMQGRFHYYEGYNMQQVTFPVRVMKQMGIKTLVVSNASGGLNPSFKVGDLMIIDDHINMFGNNPLIGPNLAEFGPRFPDMSEPYSKELIARVHDIAAKEGIEVKQGVYVGTAGPTFETPAEYKFFRIIGGDAVGMSTVPEVIVARHSGLTCFGISIITDSGVPGQIVEVSHEEVQKVASEAEPKMTKLIAELVGTL; encoded by the coding sequence ATGTTGAAAGCCATTATTGAAACTGCAGATTTTCTAAGATCACTGCAGACATTGAATCCCGAGATAGGGATAATACTTGGAACAGGGTTAGGTGGACTAGTTAAGGAGATTGAAATAGACACAAGTATTTCATACAGCAGGATTCCAAATTTCCCCGTATCCACTGTAGAAGGACATCAGGGGCGACTTATTTTTGGTCGTATCAAAGGGAAGCCTGTAATAGCAATGCAGGGACGTTTCCATTACTATGAAGGATACAATATGCAACAGGTTACCTTCCCTGTAAGAGTAATGAAGCAAATGGGAATTAAGACTCTGGTCGTATCAAATGCTTCAGGTGGACTGAATCCTTCATTTAAGGTGGGTGATCTGATGATAATTGATGACCACATAAATATGTTTGGCAACAACCCTCTCATAGGTCCCAACCTTGCAGAGTTTGGACCCCGCTTCCCCGATATGAGTGAGCCCTATAGCAAGGAGCTGATAGCAAGGGTTCATGATATTGCTGCTAAGGAAGGAATTGAAGTAAAGCAGGGAGTCTATGTAGGTACTGCAGGTCCTACTTTCGAGACTCCAGCCGAATATAAATTCTTCAGAATTATTGGAGGAGATGCAGTGGGAATGTCAACAGTCCCGGAAGTTATCGTTGCCCGTCACAGTGGTCTTACATGCTTTGGAATCTCAATAATTACAGACTCAGGAGTTCCCGGCCAAATCGTTGAGGTATCCCACGAAGAAGTTCAAAAGGTTGCTTCAGAAGCAGAGCCCAAAATGACCAAGCTTATCGCAGAACTTGTAGGTACTCTGTAG
- a CDS encoding lamin tail domain-containing protein — MLKVFILFLISCLNLEGQSNYDVCHGNVLSAPEWHGETDFYLFEEGNQSFRLDAPAEAGASWIYTKLDAVEDARWELRFSFGFNPSSSNYAQVWLAMDAPSRDEAQNGLYLVIGSTADNISLWKVKDGKKELLIAGVEKILDNSAPSAAIRVTRFKGGETILETDLGEGYREEGRARVEGFESQYFGVASVYTATRSKLFWYENLSVCGEAFTDTLPPEPLPYQAKLNAVVVTEVMADPSPAVGLPATEYIELFNRGDEVVNLAGCRVETSSGSITLGKYLLFPGEYILVIPQGKGADWGFIENVVEAATWSSLPDGGGVLVMKDSFGMQISAVQYSRDYGSEGFKKDGGWALEIKDPDNISGDPANWGFSVDISGGTPGRANSIAEIYPDLNSPTLLSHYIESDSVLVLVFSEAMDSTSVSDIHISSIEAASTPELADLRLQGVFYNELRIVFEAALLVNRGYRLDFGVLPSDLGGNTLRGQSFIMFGIPLPAEAGDVVINELLYDPPEGGSDFVELYNRSQKLIDLSSLYIARGDATGVPEKLIKLCQYRRALLPGAYLVITADKAWVIDRYEVGDNAEVVEPDGMPNYVNSGGTVLLTDNRGQTIDAFVYSNEFHMPLLRLTKGVSLERIDPYAESSSRYNWHSASGEHGYATPGKRNSQSVTPKNEEGDGFSIAPEIFTPDGDGVDDLFVIRYKFDIPGYCCTIRIYDRAGRLVRSLLNNEPVSVDGSCYWDGTNEIGALAPSGIYIVFIRCFNPEGGSGYETKKAAVLGISPKK, encoded by the coding sequence ATGTTGAAAGTTTTTATCCTCTTTTTGATCAGTTGCTTAAATCTTGAGGGTCAAAGCAACTATGACGTATGTCATGGAAATGTTCTTTCAGCACCCGAATGGCATGGTGAGACTGATTTTTATCTATTTGAAGAAGGCAATCAGAGCTTTAGGCTTGACGCTCCTGCAGAAGCTGGAGCATCTTGGATATATACAAAGCTTGATGCCGTTGAAGATGCCAGATGGGAACTGCGCTTTAGTTTTGGGTTCAACCCTTCGTCATCCAACTATGCACAGGTCTGGCTTGCCATGGATGCCCCTTCCAGAGATGAGGCGCAAAATGGACTGTACCTGGTTATTGGATCCACTGCCGATAATATTTCCCTATGGAAGGTTAAGGATGGTAAGAAAGAGCTGCTAATAGCAGGTGTGGAGAAAATTCTGGATAATTCTGCACCTTCAGCTGCAATTAGGGTTACAAGGTTTAAAGGTGGTGAGACAATACTGGAAACTGACCTTGGCGAGGGTTATCGTGAGGAAGGACGTGCCAGGGTTGAGGGCTTTGAGTCGCAGTACTTTGGTGTGGCCTCGGTTTATACAGCTACCCGCAGCAAGCTTTTTTGGTATGAGAATCTCAGTGTATGTGGGGAGGCTTTTACCGACACCCTTCCTCCTGAGCCTCTTCCATATCAAGCCAAACTTAATGCTGTGGTTGTCACAGAGGTGATGGCTGATCCTAGCCCTGCTGTTGGGCTACCTGCTACTGAATATATCGAACTTTTCAACAGGGGTGATGAGGTTGTCAATCTTGCCGGGTGTAGGGTCGAAACAAGTTCCGGTAGTATTACACTCGGGAAATACCTGCTTTTCCCAGGAGAGTATATTCTTGTCATTCCTCAGGGTAAAGGGGCTGATTGGGGCTTTATTGAAAATGTTGTTGAGGCTGCAACATGGTCCTCTTTGCCTGATGGGGGTGGGGTATTGGTGATGAAGGACAGCTTCGGAATGCAGATTAGTGCTGTGCAGTATAGCAGGGATTATGGTAGTGAAGGTTTTAAAAAAGATGGTGGCTGGGCCCTTGAGATCAAGGACCCGGATAATATATCGGGGGATCCGGCAAACTGGGGATTTTCTGTTGATATTTCAGGAGGAACTCCTGGTAGGGCAAATTCGATAGCTGAAATTTACCCTGATCTTAATTCCCCAACACTTCTATCTCACTATATTGAAAGTGATTCAGTGTTGGTCCTGGTTTTTTCGGAAGCGATGGATAGTACCTCTGTAAGCGATATTCATATTTCAAGCATAGAGGCAGCATCTACTCCGGAGCTTGCAGATCTCAGACTACAGGGAGTTTTCTATAACGAACTTAGAATTGTTTTTGAGGCCGCACTGCTTGTCAACAGAGGTTATAGGTTGGATTTTGGAGTACTACCTTCAGATCTGGGTGGTAACACCTTGCGTGGACAATCATTTATCATGTTTGGTATTCCACTGCCTGCTGAGGCTGGGGATGTGGTGATTAATGAGCTGCTCTATGATCCACCAGAAGGTGGAAGTGATTTTGTGGAGCTATATAATCGCTCTCAAAAGCTAATTGACTTGTCATCACTCTATATAGCAAGAGGGGATGCAACAGGTGTTCCTGAGAAGCTTATTAAGCTATGCCAGTACCGAAGGGCATTACTGCCAGGAGCTTATTTGGTTATTACTGCAGATAAGGCGTGGGTCATAGATCGCTATGAGGTAGGTGATAATGCAGAGGTAGTAGAACCGGATGGGATGCCAAACTATGTGAACTCAGGTGGGACTGTGCTACTGACTGATAACAGGGGGCAGACTATTGATGCTTTTGTCTATAGTAATGAGTTTCATATGCCCCTGTTGAGATTAACCAAGGGAGTATCACTTGAGAGGATAGACCCATATGCAGAGAGCAGTAGTAGGTATAACTGGCACTCAGCATCTGGAGAACATGGGTATGCGACTCCGGGGAAAAGGAATTCGCAGTCAGTGACCCCTAAAAATGAGGAGGGAGATGGCTTTAGTATCGCACCGGAAATCTTTACACCTGACGGTGACGGCGTGGACGACCTCTTTGTTATTAGATACAAGTTTGATATACCCGGATATTGCTGCACTATCAGGATATACGACAGGGCAGGAAGACTTGTTCGCAGCCTGCTTAACAATGAGCCTGTTTCAGTTGATGGAAGCTGTTACTGGGATGGAACAAATGAAATTGGGGCTCTTGCACCTTCAGGGATTTATATCGTCTTTATCCGTTGCTTTAACCCGGAAGGAGGTTCAGGGTATGAAACTAAAAAGGCTGCAGTGCTTGGTATAAGTCCTAAGAAATAG
- a CDS encoding aspartate-semialdehyde dehydrogenase, producing MRAAIVGASGAVGQEFLRVLEERNFPLDELVLFGSTRSAGTKYTFRGKELTVKELKHNDDFKGIDLVWTSAGASTSKEYEKTITKYGAVMIDNSSAFRMDNDVPLIVPEVNAEQCRNIPRNVIANPNCTTIQLVVALKAIEDIAHIKKVHVSTYQAASGAGAAAMDELLKQTEQLVKGEEPTVSKFKYQLAMNLIPQVDVFTDNGYTKEEMKMYNESRKIMGTDIEVSATCIRVPVMRAHSEATWIETERPISIEEAREAFAKAKGVIVIDDTANSQYPMPLFLAGRDEVFVGRIRKDLTNPNGLTFWTVSDQIKKGAALNAVQIAEYMLEQGLLK from the coding sequence ATGAGAGCAGCAATTGTAGGAGCTAGTGGAGCGGTAGGACAAGAATTCCTCCGTGTTTTGGAAGAAAGAAACTTCCCCTTGGACGAGTTGGTATTATTTGGTTCAACCCGTAGTGCAGGTACAAAGTACACATTCAGAGGTAAAGAACTGACCGTTAAGGAGCTCAAACACAATGACGACTTTAAAGGAATAGATTTAGTCTGGACATCTGCCGGAGCATCAACATCTAAAGAATATGAAAAAACAATCACAAAATACGGTGCAGTAATGATTGACAATTCAAGCGCATTCCGCATGGATAATGATGTGCCCTTGATTGTACCTGAAGTTAATGCAGAACAGTGCAGAAATATTCCCCGAAATGTGATTGCTAATCCAAACTGTACAACTATCCAACTTGTAGTTGCACTGAAGGCTATTGAGGATATTGCCCATATCAAAAAAGTACATGTGTCTACATATCAGGCAGCAAGTGGTGCAGGTGCAGCTGCGATGGATGAACTATTAAAACAGACTGAACAGCTTGTAAAGGGTGAAGAACCTACTGTAAGCAAGTTCAAGTATCAACTTGCAATGAACCTGATTCCCCAGGTTGATGTCTTTACAGACAATGGTTATACAAAGGAAGAGATGAAAATGTATAACGAATCTCGCAAGATTATGGGTACCGATATCGAAGTCAGCGCAACTTGTATCAGGGTACCTGTAATGCGTGCTCACTCTGAAGCCACCTGGATTGAAACAGAACGCCCGATAAGCATTGAAGAGGCCCGTGAGGCTTTCGCAAAAGCCAAGGGCGTAATCGTAATTGATGATACAGCCAATAGCCAGTACCCTATGCCTTTGTTCCTTGCCGGACGTGACGAGGTATTTGTAGGCCGTATCCGCAAAGATCTAACAAATCCCAACGGACTGACATTCTGGACTGTTTCTGACCAGATCAAGAAAGGTGCTGCACTTAATGCAGTTCAAATAGCAGAGTACATGCTTGAACAAGGACTGTTGAAATAA
- a CDS encoding formate--tetrahydrofolate ligase, producing the protein MLSDLEIAQSAKIKNIKEIAGKLGIPESMLEPYGHYKAKLPLSLIDPEKINGKKLILVSAISPTPAGEGKTTVSIGLCEGLNQIGKKTTVVLREPSLGPVFGIKGGAAGGGYAQVVPMEDINLHFTGDFPAIEKANNLLAALIDNNIQNKNSTLGIDPRTVHWKRVMDMNDRALRHIIIGLGGTTSGVPRETGFDITAASEIMAILCLSENFDDLKKRMGNIFVGFTYDKKPVFARDLKAEGAMAALLKDAIKPNLVQTLEGNPAIIHGGPFANIAQGTNSVLATKMGLSLSDYVVTEAGFGFDLGAEKFLDIKCVSSGLKPGVAVLVATIRALKYHGGVKLDEIKKPNAQAVENGLENLEKHIENIRKFNICPVVAINKFADDTVEELEVVKNLCNKLGIRSAITTAHAEGGRGAVQLAEAVVEVLNECKSDFKPLYDWGWSVERKIETIAKQIYGANAIDYTAQAKDDLKKIESLNLDKLPVCIAKTQKSLSDNPKLLGRPENFIVTVREIEIAAGAGFVIPITGNIMRMPGLPEYPAAEKIDIDSEGRIKGLF; encoded by the coding sequence ATGCTGTCGGATTTGGAAATTGCTCAAAGCGCTAAAATCAAAAATATCAAGGAGATTGCAGGCAAACTTGGAATTCCTGAATCAATGCTGGAACCATATGGCCACTACAAAGCCAAACTCCCCCTTTCTCTTATAGATCCTGAAAAGATAAACGGTAAGAAACTTATCCTTGTTTCTGCAATTTCTCCCACTCCGGCAGGAGAAGGCAAGACAACTGTTTCCATCGGACTTTGCGAAGGACTAAACCAGATAGGGAAAAAAACTACTGTAGTACTCCGCGAACCTAGTCTGGGACCGGTATTTGGCATCAAGGGAGGAGCCGCAGGAGGAGGCTATGCTCAGGTAGTTCCAATGGAGGATATCAACCTCCACTTCACAGGAGATTTTCCTGCTATAGAGAAAGCAAACAACCTGCTGGCTGCGCTAATCGACAATAATATCCAAAACAAGAACAGCACTCTTGGAATAGACCCCCGAACCGTACATTGGAAAAGGGTGATGGACATGAATGACCGTGCCCTTAGACACATAATAATAGGTCTTGGAGGTACCACCTCAGGTGTGCCAAGGGAAACCGGCTTTGATATTACTGCTGCATCTGAAATCATGGCTATCCTTTGTCTAAGTGAGAATTTCGACGATCTGAAAAAGAGGATGGGCAATATCTTTGTCGGATTCACCTATGACAAGAAACCAGTCTTTGCACGTGACCTGAAGGCTGAAGGCGCCATGGCCGCACTTTTAAAGGATGCTATAAAACCCAATCTGGTACAAACTCTTGAAGGAAATCCAGCTATCATTCACGGAGGGCCTTTTGCAAATATTGCCCAGGGAACAAATTCAGTTCTGGCAACCAAGATGGGACTTTCACTTTCTGACTATGTAGTTACTGAGGCTGGTTTTGGCTTTGACCTTGGCGCAGAAAAATTCCTTGACATCAAATGCGTTTCTTCAGGTTTGAAACCTGGTGTTGCTGTTCTCGTTGCCACTATCAGAGCTCTTAAATACCATGGTGGGGTAAAGCTTGACGAGATCAAAAAACCTAATGCCCAGGCTGTTGAGAACGGACTCGAAAACCTTGAAAAACATATAGAAAACATTCGCAAGTTCAACATCTGCCCAGTTGTTGCTATCAACAAATTCGCTGATGATACTGTAGAAGAGCTAGAGGTTGTAAAGAACCTTTGCAATAAACTAGGAATCAGATCTGCAATTACAACAGCTCATGCAGAAGGTGGTCGTGGTGCAGTACAACTTGCAGAAGCAGTTGTTGAGGTATTAAATGAATGTAAATCTGACTTCAAACCGCTCTATGACTGGGGCTGGAGCGTTGAGCGTAAGATTGAGACAATAGCCAAACAAATCTACGGTGCCAATGCCATAGACTATACTGCTCAGGCAAAAGATGACCTGAAGAAGATTGAAAGCCTGAACCTTGACAAACTACCTGTCTGCATTGCCAAGACACAGAAATCGCTTTCAGACAATCCAAAACTTCTGGGAAGACCGGAAAACTTTATAGTCACTGTCAGGGAAATAGAAATAGCTGCAGGAGCCGGATTTGTGATACCAATCACAGGTAACATAATGCGTATGCCTGGTTTACCAGAGTATCCGGCTGCAGAAAAGATTGATATTGATTCAGAAGGCCGGATTAAAGGACTATTCTAG
- the hflX gene encoding GTPase HflX — MGELLSIDKDLEKVILAAVRTPDLSEGTVNEHLDELAFLAETAGALTVKRYVQALPMPDNRTYLGSGKLQEVKTFLLMNEDITAVIFDDELSPSQLKNIENELKVKIIDRTGLILIIFAMRARTAHAKTQVELAQYQYMLPRLTRMWTHLERQRGGINMRGPGEKELETDRRIIRDIIAKLKKDLEKIDRQMATQRKNRGKLVRVALVGYTNVGKSTLMNALSKSEVFAENKLFATLDTTVRKVVVRNLPFLLTDTVGFIRKLPHHLVESFKSTLDEVREADLLLHVVDISHPGFEDQIKVVESTLREIDDRDKPVIMVFNKVDAFSHVEKEADDLTPVRRENITIEDLKRTWMNKATSVFISALKKDNFDEFRDLVYSEVMKIHVTRFPYNDFLFPNLNPEELGLEDTGDNDSEELDS; from the coding sequence ATGGGTGAACTACTTTCCATTGATAAGGACCTTGAAAAAGTTATATTAGCTGCTGTACGTACTCCTGACCTTTCGGAGGGTACGGTCAATGAACATTTGGATGAACTTGCTTTTCTTGCTGAGACTGCCGGGGCATTAACCGTAAAGCGTTATGTTCAGGCACTGCCAATGCCTGACAACCGGACCTATCTGGGGAGCGGTAAACTTCAGGAAGTTAAAACCTTCCTGCTGATGAATGAGGATATTACTGCTGTTATCTTTGACGATGAACTATCTCCATCGCAATTAAAGAATATTGAAAACGAGCTAAAGGTAAAAATTATCGACAGGACAGGCCTGATCCTGATAATCTTTGCCATGAGGGCAAGGACTGCTCATGCTAAGACTCAGGTTGAGCTGGCTCAGTATCAGTATATGTTGCCAAGACTGACTCGTATGTGGACTCACCTTGAACGCCAACGAGGAGGGATTAATATGAGGGGACCCGGTGAAAAGGAACTTGAGACTGACCGTCGTATCATCAGAGATATTATTGCCAAGCTTAAGAAAGACCTGGAAAAGATAGACAGGCAGATGGCAACTCAGAGGAAGAATCGTGGAAAGCTTGTCAGGGTTGCTCTTGTAGGTTATACAAATGTAGGCAAATCCACTCTTATGAATGCCCTTAGCAAGAGTGAGGTATTTGCAGAGAACAAGCTGTTTGCTACCCTTGATACGACTGTGAGAAAGGTAGTCGTACGCAATCTTCCATTTCTGCTTACCGACACTGTGGGATTTATCAGAAAGCTGCCTCACCACCTAGTAGAATCCTTTAAGTCGACACTTGATGAGGTACGTGAAGCTGACCTCCTGCTTCATGTAGTGGATATTTCTCACCCGGGTTTTGAGGATCAGATCAAAGTTGTTGAATCAACCTTAAGGGAGATTGATGACAGGGATAAGCCCGTAATAATGGTTTTCAATAAGGTAGATGCTTTCTCTCATGTTGAAAAGGAAGCTGATGATCTGACTCCTGTCAGGCGTGAGAATATAACGATTGAGGACCTGAAAAGGACCTGGATGAACAAGGCTACCTCTGTTTTTATTTCGGCCTTGAAAAAGGATAATTTTGATGAATTCAGGGATCTGGTATATAGCGAGGTTATGAAGATTCATGTTACAAGGTTCCCATACAATGACTTTTTATTTCCTAATCTGAATCCTGAAGAACTTGGATTGGAAGATACAGGGGATAATGACTCAGAGGAATTAGATTCTTAG
- a CDS encoding energy transducer TonB, which yields MEVKKSPKANLEGKKAVFTQIGLVVVLSIVLIAFEWTWSDYNVDINLSDNDAAVEEEIIPITRQDDTPPPPPPPPAAADILNIVENNMDLDDELEIFDSELDQSAAIDYTQVYQSLEEERDESNEIFVFAEEMPQFPGGQEAMQRFIAENIRYPMMAKENGIQGRVYVEFVVNEKGAVTNPRVIRGVDPNLDREALRVVQAMPNWKPGKQRNKAVKVSITLPVNFKLE from the coding sequence ATGGAAGTTAAGAAATCACCAAAAGCAAACCTTGAAGGCAAGAAAGCGGTTTTTACTCAGATCGGGCTTGTTGTGGTTCTTAGTATTGTGCTTATTGCTTTTGAATGGACATGGTCCGATTACAACGTAGACATAAATCTTTCTGATAATGATGCTGCTGTAGAGGAAGAGATTATACCTATTACCCGTCAGGATGACACTCCGCCTCCTCCACCGCCACCACCAGCTGCTGCAGATATTCTCAATATTGTGGAGAATAATATGGACCTGGATGATGAACTTGAGATTTTTGATTCAGAACTTGATCAGTCAGCTGCAATTGACTATACCCAGGTGTATCAGTCGCTTGAGGAAGAGAGGGATGAAAGCAATGAAATCTTTGTGTTTGCAGAGGAAATGCCTCAATTTCCTGGCGGACAGGAAGCTATGCAGAGATTTATCGCTGAGAATATTAGATATCCTATGATGGCCAAGGAAAATGGAATTCAAGGTCGCGTTTACGTAGAATTTGTAGTAAATGAAAAAGGGGCAGTGACAAATCCCAGAGTAATTCGTGGTGTTGATCCTAATCTTGACCGTGAGGCGCTTCGTGTTGTTCAGGCTATGCCTAACTGGAAGCCAGGTAAACAAAGGAACAAGGCAGTTAAAGTATCTATTACTCTACCGGTCAACTTCAAACTTGAATAA
- a CDS encoding energy transducer TonB, translating into MIEVKKSPEADLEKRKPVFTEIGLIVVLSLVLVAFEWTWTDVNVNVKANDNLVQVEEEIVPITRQEDNTPPPTPEMPRALDVLNIVDDLVDIDEDFEILTSEFSEDAAVDFTQIYQPAVEDAREESDEIFRIVEQMPEFPGGEQALYKYIADNIRYPIIAEENGIYGKVYVQFVVNEKGEVTNVELFRGVDPHLDREALRVVQSMPRWKPGKQRNMYVKVAFIIPVNFVLQQR; encoded by the coding sequence ATGATAGAAGTAAAGAAATCACCGGAAGCTGATCTGGAAAAGCGGAAACCAGTCTTTACTGAGATCGGCCTTATAGTTGTCCTTTCTTTGGTGCTTGTTGCCTTTGAATGGACATGGACAGATGTCAATGTAAACGTCAAAGCGAATGACAATTTGGTTCAGGTTGAAGAAGAGATTGTCCCAATAACCCGCCAGGAAGATAATACTCCTCCTCCAACTCCTGAAATGCCAAGGGCACTGGATGTGCTTAACATAGTTGACGATCTCGTTGACATTGATGAAGATTTCGAAATTCTGACCTCTGAGTTTTCTGAAGATGCAGCTGTTGATTTTACACAGATTTATCAGCCTGCAGTTGAAGATGCCAGAGAAGAAAGTGATGAGATTTTTAGGATTGTAGAGCAAATGCCTGAGTTTCCTGGTGGTGAACAGGCTCTTTACAAGTACATAGCTGACAACATCAGGTATCCAATAATTGCTGAGGAAAACGGTATTTATGGAAAGGTGTATGTTCAGTTTGTTGTAAATGAGAAGGGTGAGGTTACAAATGTTGAGTTATTCCGTGGGGTTGATCCACACCTAGATCGTGAAGCATTGCGTGTAGTTCAGTCAATGCCCAGATGGAAGCCCGGAAAACAAAGGAATATGTATGTCAAGGTGGCATTTATTATTCCTGTTAACTTTGTCCTTCAACAAAGGTAA
- a CDS encoding energy transducer TonB, whose product MLELKKSPKANLESKKPIFTQIGLVVVLSLVLVAFEWTWTDVNVDLEQTTDEVTVEEEIIPITRQDETPPPPPPPPAVTDVLNIVEDDADIDVELEIFDSELDESAMIDFTQVYDNTPEERDNEGEIFMIVEEMPEFPGGQEALQKYLAENISYPVIAEENGIQGRVFVSFVVNQKGEVTNATVMRGVDTHLDREALRVIQAMPKWKPGKQRNVPVRVSCVLPVNFVLRQR is encoded by the coding sequence ATGCTAGAGCTTAAGAAGTCGCCAAAAGCCAATTTGGAGAGCAAGAAGCCTATCTTTACACAGATTGGGCTTGTTGTTGTTCTGTCATTGGTTCTTGTTGCATTTGAATGGACATGGACCGACGTAAATGTCGACCTGGAACAGACTACTGACGAGGTTACAGTTGAGGAAGAAATAATTCCTATTACCCGTCAGGATGAGACACCGCCACCGCCACCGCCACCACCGGCAGTTACAGATGTTCTTAACATTGTAGAAGACGATGCTGATATTGATGTTGAGCTGGAAATCTTCGACTCTGAGTTGGATGAATCTGCAATGATCGACTTCACTCAAGTGTATGATAATACTCCGGAAGAACGTGATAATGAAGGTGAGATTTTTATGATTGTTGAGGAGATGCCTGAGTTTCCAGGTGGACAAGAGGCTCTTCAGAAATACCTTGCTGAGAACATTAGTTATCCCGTTATTGCTGAGGAAAACGGTATTCAAGGTCGTGTATTTGTCAGCTTCGTTGTAAATCAAAAGGGTGAAGTAACCAATGCTACTGTAATGCGTGGTGTTGACACTCACCTTGACCGTGAGGCTCTTCGTGTGATTCAGGCTATGCCAAAATGGAAGCCTGGAAAGCAAAGGAATGTTCCTGTAAGGGTATCATGTGTGCTTCCGGTTAACTTTGTACTAAGGCAACGATAG
- a CDS encoding lysylphosphatidylglycerol synthase transmembrane domain-containing protein, giving the protein MTDNSAKILKSINPVRIILPVAIGIAVTAYLMYREYEPGSLNLLTFSIQTAFWLFVSILLMATRDFGYMLRLRILSEKSLSWKKVFNIIMLWEFTSAITPSAVGGTSVAVFFINKEGIRLGKSTAIVLLTSFLDELYFILSFPALIIIAGGLTLFSISPEATALTWYKNPFILFALLGYSIKLIYILALSYGLFVNPRGLKLLLLWIFKLSFIRKWRPQANESGSELIQASNEFKHWPIKKWIRAFMATAVSWTARYWLVNTIIIAFFGLRILDPEGHFLVFGKQLVIWIMMLVSPTPGGSGFAEYAFHGFLGYLIPAGTGIAMAFIWRLISYYSYLIIGVFILPKWIKKHITKQ; this is encoded by the coding sequence ATGACTGATAACTCAGCAAAGATCCTAAAAAGCATAAATCCAGTACGTATTATCCTGCCAGTTGCAATAGGAATTGCTGTTACCGCTTATCTGATGTACAGGGAGTACGAACCCGGATCACTTAACCTACTGACTTTCAGTATTCAAACAGCTTTTTGGCTTTTTGTTTCAATACTTCTGATGGCTACACGCGACTTTGGTTATATGCTCCGCTTGCGCATACTGAGTGAAAAAAGCCTAAGCTGGAAGAAGGTCTTTAACATCATTATGTTATGGGAGTTCACTTCAGCTATCACTCCATCTGCTGTCGGGGGAACCAGCGTAGCTGTATTCTTCATAAACAAGGAAGGAATCAGATTGGGAAAAAGTACGGCAATAGTATTACTAACTTCCTTTCTTGATGAATTATACTTTATTCTGTCTTTCCCTGCATTAATTATTATCGCAGGAGGGCTTACCCTATTCTCCATCAGTCCTGAAGCCACAGCCCTGACTTGGTACAAGAATCCGTTTATCCTGTTTGCCTTGCTCGGTTACAGCATCAAACTAATCTACATTCTAGCATTATCGTACGGGCTTTTTGTGAATCCCAGAGGACTGAAATTACTGCTGTTGTGGATATTTAAGCTATCCTTCATACGAAAATGGAGGCCACAGGCAAATGAATCAGGTTCAGAACTGATTCAGGCATCAAATGAGTTCAAACATTGGCCAATCAAGAAATGGATCAGAGCATTCATGGCAACAGCTGTCAGTTGGACAGCCCGCTATTGGCTGGTCAATACAATAATCATTGCATTTTTTGGACTCCGCATCCTTGATCCTGAAGGTCACTTCCTTGTCTTTGGGAAACAACTTGTAATATGGATTATGATGCTTGTAAGTCCTACTCCCGGAGGAAGCGGATTTGCCGAATATGCTTTTCACGGTTTTCTTGGTTATTTAATTCCCGCCGGGACAGGTATTGCAATGGCTTTTATTTGGAGACTTATAAGCTACTATTCCTATCTTATTATTGGAGTATTTATTCTGCCCAAGTGGATTAAGAAGCACATTACCAAACAATAA